Genomic DNA from Candidatus Sulfurimonas marisnigri:
AAGAGAAAAAAACTAAAGATGAGAAAAAAATCACTTATGATATGGTTGAGCCTGATGATTTAGTAAACTATGGACTTATACCAGAGCTAGTTGGCCGTCTTCCAATTATTGCATCGCTTAATGAAATAACAGAAGAAGACATGGTTCGAATTTTAACTGAACCAAAAAATTCTCTAGTAAAACAATACAAAAAACTATTCTCTATTGATAATGTAGAGCTAAACTTTGAAGAAGATGCACTCAAAGCAATTGCCACAAAATCTATAAAAAGAAAAACGGGGGCTCGTGGTTTACGCGCAATTTTAGAGGAAAATATGATTGATATCATGTATGAACTTCCAGAATATAGTGGGTATGAAGTTTTAATAACAAAAGCTGTAATTGATGATGGTGAAACACCTATATATATCAAAAAACAGTCTAAACAAATAGCATAAGGTAGCGTAATGATATTTAACAAATTCATTGGACTTTTTTCAAATGATTTATCTATAGACTTAGGAACTGCAAATACAATTGTAATTGCAAAGGGAAGAGGTATCATTATAAATGAACCATCTGTTGTTGCTGTTAAAACAGAGAAAAATGGTCACCAAAGAGTGTTAGCTGTAGGACAAGAAGCAAAAAATATGGTTGGTAAGACACCAGGAAATATCAAAGCTATTCGTCCAATGCGTGATGGCGTTATTGCTGATTTTGATATGACTGAAAAAATGATTAGAAAATTCATAGAAAAAGCTCATGGAAGAACTAGTCTTATTAGTCCTAGAATCATAATATGTGTACCTTATGGACTAACTCAAGTTGAACGAAAAGCTGTTCGTGAATCTGCTCTAAGTGCAGGAGCACGAGAAGTGTTTCTTATTGAAGAACCTATGGCAGCAGCAATTGGTGCTGGAATAGAAATCAGAGAGCCAAAAGGTAACCTAGTAGTAGATATTGGTGGTGGTACAACAGAGATAGGTGTTGTTTCACTTGGTGGTCTAGTGTTATCAAAGTCAATACGTACTGCTGGAGATAAAATAGATCAAGCTATTGTCAACTACGTTAGAAAGAAATATAATCTTTTAATCGGTGAGAGATCTGCTGAAGAGATTAAGATTGAAGTAGGAACAGCTGTAGCTTTAGATGTAGATTTAAAGATGACAATTACTGGTCGTGATCAAGTAGAGGGTCTCTTAAGTTCGGTTGAGTTAACAAGCGAAGATGCAAGAGAAGCGATGAGAGAGCCTCTTAAAGAGATTGGAGAGGCTCTTCGTGATGTACTTGAGCAAATGCCTCCTGATTTAGCGGGCGATATTGTAAATAATGGAATCATTTTAACTGGTGGAGGGGCTCTTATTCGCCAGCTTGATAAATTTTTATCAGATATTATAAGAATACCTGTATATGTTGCAGATGAGCCACTTTTAGCCGTTGCGAGAGGAACTGGGCGAGCACTTGAAGAGATAGATTTACTGCAAGAACTTTTCGAAAATGAATAAGGGGCTGTTTAGCTTTTTTTTAATCTTTATTGCACTCTTAATGGGTGCACTGTATTATACAAACATTATTCAAGCACCATTTATTTCAGCGTTAAATACTATTAAATCTAACTATCACACCATTGTAGAATCTGTAGAAGAACAGATAGATAAACATTTTTTTCAAGCTGATAAAATAGCTTTACTAGAAGAACAACTACACAAATATGAAAATAATCATCTTATTATGCAACAACTTGCCTCTGAGGTCAATGATCTTTTTGCCCAAAATCGCTCAAAGCTAAAAACAGATCCAAAAGTACAGCTTGTAAGAACTATTTCATATCAAAAATTTGCAGATCTTAATAGAATCTGGCTAGAAGTAGATGATTATAACGCCTCTAAGGTATATGGACTTACATATAAAGAACTTGTGGCCGGAATAGTTGTCTCCAAAGATGGAAGAGCACTTGGTCTGCTAAATCGAGATATAAAAAGTTCCTATGCAGTTTATGTTGGGGATGAAAAAGCTCCTGGTATTGCACATGGAAATAGTGGAGAAAACTTACTAGTAAAGTTTATTCCAGCCTGGTTTTCTTTAAAAAAGGGAGATGAAGTTATAACTTCTGGACTAGATAAAATTTTTTTCAAGGGCTTAAAAGTCGGAATAGTATTGTCTATTACAAAATCCCAAGGCTATCAAAATGCAGTTATTGAGCCATACTATAAAGCTAATGACCCAAACTATTTCCACATGATAAAAGAAGTCAAATAACTCATCAAATCTTAAGTGCTTTTTACCTATAATATGCAAATTTTTTCATGCACACATATTAAGGGTAAAAAATGCCAAAACGCACAGATATAAAAACTATTTTACTTATTGGCTCTGGTCCAATTATCATTGGTCAAGCTTGTGAATTTGACTATTCAGGAACTCAGGCTGTTAAAACTCTAAAAGAGTTGGGTTACCGTGTAGTTCTTATAAATTCAAACCCTGCTACCATTATGACAGACCCAGAGTTTGCTGATAGAACTTACATTGAGCCTATCAAAGAAGATGTCATTGCTAAAATCATTAGGGATGAAAATGTAGATGCTGTACTTCCAACAATGGGTGGACAGACTGCACTAAACGTAGCTACTAGCATGTATGAAAAAGGAATGCTAGAGGGAATAGAATTTTTAGGTGCGACTCCAGAAGCTATCCATAAAGGTGAAGACCGATTAGCCTTCAAAGATGCGATGATTAAAATTGGAATGGATTTACCATTCTCTATGTACGCATACAATATGGATGATGCACTTAAAGCTGCAGAAACAATTGGTTTTCCTATAATTATCCGTGCTTCATTTACACTCGCCGGTGGAGGAAGTGGTGTTGCTTACAATATGGATGAGTTCAAAAAACTTGCAGCTCGTGGTCTTGATGAATCACCAGTTACAGAAATCCTGATTGAAGAGTCGCTTCTTGGCTGGAAAGAGTACGAAAT
This window encodes:
- the mreC gene encoding rod shape-determining protein MreC, with translation MNKGLFSFFLIFIALLMGALYYTNIIQAPFISALNTIKSNYHTIVESVEEQIDKHFFQADKIALLEEQLHKYENNHLIMQQLASEVNDLFAQNRSKLKTDPKVQLVRTISYQKFADLNRIWLEVDDYNASKVYGLTYKELVAGIVVSKDGRALGLLNRDIKSSYAVYVGDEKAPGIAHGNSGENLLVKFIPAWFSLKKGDEVITSGLDKIFFKGLKVGIVLSITKSQGYQNAVIEPYYKANDPNYFHMIKEVK
- a CDS encoding rod shape-determining protein; this encodes MIFNKFIGLFSNDLSIDLGTANTIVIAKGRGIIINEPSVVAVKTEKNGHQRVLAVGQEAKNMVGKTPGNIKAIRPMRDGVIADFDMTEKMIRKFIEKAHGRTSLISPRIIICVPYGLTQVERKAVRESALSAGAREVFLIEEPMAAAIGAGIEIREPKGNLVVDIGGGTTEIGVVSLGGLVLSKSIRTAGDKIDQAIVNYVRKKYNLLIGERSAEEIKIEVGTAVALDVDLKMTITGRDQVEGLLSSVELTSEDAREAMREPLKEIGEALRDVLEQMPPDLAGDIVNNGIILTGGGALIRQLDKFLSDIIRIPVYVADEPLLAVARGTGRALEEIDLLQELFENE